ATTTGCCTCTCAATTAGAAGATAGTGAGTATACGGCTCATGAAATTTTAACACTCGCTTCGATCATTGAAAGAGAAGCACAAACATCAGAAGATCGTTACAAAATCTCAGGTGTACTGTATAATCGTCTTGAGCAGGACATGCCCCTACAAGTCGATCCGACGGTTGCTTATGCGATTGGTGAGCATTTATATATGACGACTTATAAGAATTTAGAGATTGATTCACCATATAACACGTATCGTTACAGAGGAATTCCGATTGGACCGATTGCCAATCCAGGGCAAGATGCAATCCAAGCGGCATTTGAACCTGAAAATACAGATTACTTATTTTTCTATGCTCGTTATAGCGGGGAAGTTATTTACAATGAGACGTATGCTGAGCATGACAGGACACATCAGCAATACCGTCAAGAATGGGTAAATGCAGCCAAAGAGCAACAAGAAGAAACCGAGACAGAGTAGACAAGAGAGAGGGGATGTGGATTGTTCACACTCCCTCTCTTTGTGCGTAAATGATTGTGAGGTGTAAAGAATGATTTCATCTGAAGTAGAAACGTATTTAAAATCACTCGTTCCAAAGCGCGACCCGAGAATCGAGGAGATGGAACAATACGCCAAAGAACATCAAGTGCCGATTATGGATTTAGTCGGGATGGAGAGTTTGTTGCAGCAGCTTAAGTTAATTCAACCTAAACGCATCTTAGAAATTGGAGCAGCGATTGGTTATTCATCGATTCGAATGGCCGATGCCCTACCAGATGCTGGGGTTGTAACGATTGAACGCGATGAACCTCGGTATATGGAAGCTTTGGAAAATATACGTAAAAATGAGCTTGCAGACCGAATACAGGTACGATTTGGTGATGCGCTTGATTTAGCCGAAACACTTGAATCTGAGGACCTATTTGATGTATTATTTATTGATGCCGCCAAAGGGCAATATCAACGTTTTTTCGACTTGTACGGAAAAATGGTAAAACCAGGCGGAGTTGTTTTTTCTGACAATGTTTTATTTAGAGGTTTAGTAGCCGAAGATGTAATAGAGGAAAAGCGATTACGATCGATAGTGAAGAAGCTACGAATATACAATGAATGGTTAATGTCGCATCCAGACTATGAGACCCGGATCTTACCAGTCGGAGATGGACTTGCGATTAGTATAAAGAAATAGTGAAGTTAGGGACGGTGAGGACATGAGTAAAAAGCCTGAATTGCTTGTTACACCTAAAGATATACAAGCAGTAGAGCGATTACTACATGCAGGAGCAGATGCATTAATCATTGGTGAACAACGTTACGGACTACGTTTACCAGGTGAATTTACAAGAGAAGATATTCAAGCAGCAACAGAGCTTGCTCATAAAGTAGGGAAAAAAGTGTATGTCGCAATGAATGCACTCTTTCATAATGACAGAGTGGGAGAGTTAGCGGACTATATTGCTTTCTTACGTGATACAGGTGTGGATGCGATTGTCTTTGGTGACCCAGCGGTTCTAATGACAGTGCGAGAAGTAGCACCAGATATGAAGCTACATTGGAATACAGAAACAACAGCAACGAACTGGTTTACAGCTAATTATTGGGGCCGTAAAGGAGCAAAGCGTGCCGTCTTGGCTCGTGAGCTTAATATGGATTCCATTGTTGAAATCAAAGAAGAAGCAGAAGTTGAGATTGAAGTTCAAGTACATGGGATGACGTGTATGTTCCAATCTAAGCGCACGCTTATCGGAAACTATATGAAGTTCCAAGGGAAAAACTTAGCTGTAGAGCGTACAGATCAATCTCGCAACATGTTGTTATTTGATGAGGAACGTAATGCAAAATACCCTATTTTCGAAGATGAAAATGGAACTCATATTATGAGCCCGAATGACATTGCGATCATTGACGAATTAGAAGAAATGATTGATGCAGGTGTTGATAGCTTTAAGATTGAAGGCATCTTAAAATCAACGGATTATATGGAGAAAGTCGTGAAACTTTACCGTGAAGCGATTGACTTATGTGTGGATGAACGTGAGACATATGAAGAGAAGAAAGACGAGTTACTTGAACAAGTGGAAGCCGTACAACCTGAAG
Above is a genomic segment from Bacillus sp. FJAT-45037 containing:
- a CDS encoding O-methyltransferase translates to MISSEVETYLKSLVPKRDPRIEEMEQYAKEHQVPIMDLVGMESLLQQLKLIQPKRILEIGAAIGYSSIRMADALPDAGVVTIERDEPRYMEALENIRKNELADRIQVRFGDALDLAETLESEDLFDVLFIDAAKGQYQRFFDLYGKMVKPGGVVFSDNVLFRGLVAEDVIEEKRLRSIVKKLRIYNEWLMSHPDYETRILPVGDGLAISIKK
- a CDS encoding peptidase U32 family protein, with amino-acid sequence MSKKPELLVTPKDIQAVERLLHAGADALIIGEQRYGLRLPGEFTREDIQAATELAHKVGKKVYVAMNALFHNDRVGELADYIAFLRDTGVDAIVFGDPAVLMTVREVAPDMKLHWNTETTATNWFTANYWGRKGAKRAVLARELNMDSIVEIKEEAEVEIEVQVHGMTCMFQSKRTLIGNYMKFQGKNLAVERTDQSRNMLLFDEERNAKYPIFEDENGTHIMSPNDIAIIDELEEMIDAGVDSFKIEGILKSTDYMEKVVKLYREAIDLCVDERETYEEKKDELLEQVEAVQPEDRKLDTGFFFKETVY